Sequence from the Amycolatopsis sp. NBC_00345 genome:
GTTCAGGCTGACGCAGTCGGTCTGGGTGCAGCCCGCCGCCTGGTTCGAGTCGAACGCGCTGTGCCACTCGCTGGTGGCCGGGGCTTCGTTGCCGCAGGCAGCCAAGCCGAAAGCGGCGATCGCGGCGGTGACGGCGAGAGTGCTGCGCTTGATCATGGTGCGCCCCTTGCTGTGGTGTGCCTGGGAGTCGCGGCCGTCTGTCGAAGCGTTACGGCGGTCAGGTCCGCCTCCCCGGCCCTCCGACCACGCGTTTTTGTCGTACCCCGCTGGTAAGAACTTCTCTTGTGAAGATCACCCCCGAACAGCGCCGGGCCCGGCTCGGCGTGCGGCACCACCTCGCGGCTCCCGCGGCCTCGGCCGAGCGGGCGGCCGAAGGCGTCGTCGCGCTGCACGCCACCGATCCGGCGTCGGTGTACCTGGCCGCGCGAGCGCGGATGGCCACCGATGCCGTGGCCGGCGTTGAGCGCGCGCTGTACGAAGACCGCACCCTGCTGCGGATCCTCGGCATGCGCCGCACGGTTTTCGTCACCGGGGTGGACACCGCCGCGGTCGTGCAGGCGGGCTGCTCGGCCGATATCGCCGCCAGACAACGGAAACTGCTCGAACAGCACCTCGCGAACCAGGGCCACCCGGAGAACCTGCCCGACCCGGCGCCGTGGCTGCGGGAGGTCGAGCAGAGCGTCGAAACCGCGCTGCGCGCCCGTGGTTCCGCCACCGCGCAGCAACTCGTCGAAGACGAGCCGCGCCTGCGCCAGCAGCTGCACATGGCCAAGGGCAAGCCGTACGCGGCGATCGGCAACGTCACCAGCCGCGTGCTCTTCCAGCTCGCGGCCGACGGGCGGATCGTGCGCGGCCGGCCTCGCGGCAGCTGGCTGAGCACCCAGTACGAGTGGGCGCCGCTCGACGGCTGGCTGCCTGGCGGGCTCACCGCGTGGTCCTCCGGCGACGCGCGGGCGGAGCTGGCGCGCCGCTGGCTGCGCGCGTTCGGCCCCGCGCCGATCGCCGACCTGCGCTGGTGGACGGGCTGGACAGTGGGCCAGACGAAAAAGGCGCTCACCGCCGTGCAACCGGTCGAGGTCGACCTCGACGGTGAGCCGGGTGTTGTCCTCGCGGACGATCTCGAGCCCGTCGCCGAGCCGGCGCCGTGGGTCGCGCTGCTGCCCGCGCTCGACCCCACGGCCATGGGCTGGGCGGCGCGCGACTGGTACGTCGGCGGGCACCGCGATGCCCTGTTCGACCGCAGCGGCAACATCGGCCCCACCGTGTGGAGCGACGGGCGCGTGGTCGGGGCGTGGGCCCAGCGCGCGTCGGGTGAGGTCGTGACCCGGCTGCTCGAAGACGTCGGCGCGGAGAAGGCGGCGGCCATCGAGCGGGAGGCCGCCGGGCTCACCGGATGGCTGGGGGAGGTGCGCGTGATCCCCCGGTTCCGGACCCCGGCCGAGCGTGACCTGGCCGGGTGAGCCGGGGCACCAATACCGATCCAGCGAGTGGTCCGCCCGAGGCCCTGTTACAGATCTACTTTCGGTGTCGCAAGCGCGTGAGCTGGCTTCTTAATCGATTCTTGACGCGTTCGCGCAGTGGTGGAAGTCTCGTTGGGGCAGTCCGGGCCGCGCATGCCCGCACGCTAGGGTTGCGCCGAAGTCCGGAAGTCTTCCGGGGCCTCGCCCCGGTTCTGGTTCGCCGCCGCCCGCGGCTGCGAACCGCACTGAGACAGCTGAACCGAAGATACTTGTACTGAGATATTCAGAGGAGTGGCAGCAGTGACCGTTCGCGTAGGTGTCAACGGCTTCGGCCGGATCGGCCGCAACTTCTTCCGCGCCGTGAAGGCGAGCGGTCACGACATCGAAGTTGTCGCGTTCAACGACCTCGGCGACGTCAACACGATGGCGCACCTGCTCAAGTACGACTCCATCCTGGGCCGTTTCCCGGGTGAGGTCAGCGTCAGCGACGACGGCATCGTGGTGGACGGCAAGACGATCAAGGCCCTCGCCGAGCGCGACCCGGCCAACCTGCCCTGGGGCGACCTGGGCGTGGACGTCGTCGTCGAGTCGACCGGCTTCTTCACCAAGGCCGACGCCGCCAAGGCGCACCTGGCCGGCGGGGCCAAGAAGGTCATCATCTCCGCGCCCGCCACGGGCGAGGACCTGACCGTGGTCCTGGGCGTCAACGACGAGAAGTACGACGGCTCGCAGAACATCATCTCGAACGCCTCGTGCACCACCAACTGCCTCGGCCCGCTGGCCAAGGTCCTCAACGACGCCTTCGGCATCGAGCAGGGCCTGATGACCACGATCCACGCGTACACGCAGGACCAGAACCTGCAGGACGGGCCGCACAAGGACCTGCGCCGCGCCCGCGCCGCCGCGCTGAACGTGGTGCCGGCCTCGACCGGTGCCGCGAAGGCGATCGGCCTGGTGCTGCCGGACCTGCTGGGCAAGCTGGACGGCTACGCGCTGCGCGTGCCGGTGCCGACAGGCTCGGCCACCGACCTCACGGTGACCCTGAAGAAGGCCGCCACCGTGGACGAGGTCAACGCCGCCTACAAGGCCGCCGCGGACGGCCCGCTCAAGGGCTACCTGCGCTACAGCACCGACCCGATCGTGTCCTCGGACATCGTCACCGACCCGGCGTCGTGCATCTACGACTCGCCGCTGACCAAGGTGATCGGCAACCAGGTCAAGGTCGTCGGCTGGTACGACAACGAGTGGGGCTACTCCAACCGCCTCGCGGACCTGATCAAGCTCGTCGGCTCGAAGCTGTCCTGAACGCGATGACGGTCAAGACTCTCGACGACCTGCTGGGCGAGGGCGTTCAGGGCCGGTACGTACTCGTGCGTGCCGACCTGAACGTCCCGCTCGACGGGTCCCGGATCACCGACGACGGCCGCGTCCGCGCGGCCCTGCCGACGCTGAAGAAGCTCAGCGAGGCCGGCGCCAAGGTCGTCGTCACGGCGCACCTCGGCCGCCCGAAGGGTGAGCCGGACCCGAAGTACACGCTCGCGCCGGTCGCCACGCGGCTGGGCGAGCTGCTCGGCACCGAGGTCCCGCTCGCCGGCGACCTGGTGGGCGAGTCGGCCAAGGCACTGGCCGGCGGTCTCGCCGACGGCCAGGTCGCCCTGCTGGAGAACGTGCGCTTCGACGCGCGCGAGACCAGCAAGGACGCTGTCGACCGCTCCGAGCTGGCCGCCGAACTGGCCGCGCTCGTCCCGGGCGGGGCGTTCGTGTCCGACGGGTTCGGCGTGGTGCACCGCAAGCAGGCCTCGGTCTACGAGATCGCCGCGGTGCTGCCGGCCTACGCGGGCGGGCTCGTGCTCGCCGAGCTCGAGGTGCTGAAGAAGCTCACCGACGACGTCGCGCGGCCGTACGTGGTCGTGCTCGGCGGCGCCAAGGTGTCGGACAAGCTGGGCGTGATCGCGAACCTGCTGACCAAGGTCGACCGCCTGCTCGTGGGCGGCGGCATGGCGTATACCTTCCTCAAGGCCCAGGGCCACGAGGTCGGCAACTCGCTGCTGCAGGCGGACCAGCTCGACCAGGTGAAGGGCTTCCTCGCCGAGGCCGAGAAGCGGAACGTGGAGCTGGTGCTGCCGGTCGACGTGCTGGCGGCCACCGGCTTCGCCGCCGACGCCGAGCACGAGGTCGTCCCGGCCACCGGGATCCCGGCCGACCGTGAGGGCCTGGACATCGGCCCGGCCAGCCGTGAGCTGTTCGCGAGCAAGCTCGCCGACGCGGCCACGGTGTTCTGGAACGGCCCGATGGGCGTGTTCGAGTTCGAGGCGTTCGCCGGCGGCACCCGTGCCGTCGCCGAGGCGCTCGTGGCCAGCGACGCGTTCACCGTGGTCGGCGGCGGTGACTCGGCGGCCGCGGTGCGGCAGCTGGGCCTGCCCGAGGACGGCTTCTCGCACATCTCCACCGGCGGCGGCGCCTCCCTCGAGTACCTGGAGGGCAAGGAACTGCCGGGCGTGGTCGCGCTGGAGGTGAAGAACTGATGGCGCGCAAGCCGTTCATCGCCGGCAATTGGAAGATGAACCTGAACCACCTCGAGGCGATCGCGCTCGTCCAGAAGATCGCGTTCGCGCTGCCGCATAAGTACTACGCGAAGGTGGACGTGACGGTGCTGCCGCCGTTCACCGACATCCGCAGCGTCCAGACGCTCACCGACGGCGACAAGCTGCCGCTGACCTACGGCGCGCAGGACGTTTCGCCGCACGACTCCGGTGCCTACACCGGTGACGTGTCGGCGCCGATGCTGGCGAAGCTGGGCTGCAGCTACGTCACCGTCGGGCACTCGGAGCGGCGCGCGATCCACGGCGAGACCGACGAGCTGGTCAACAAGAAGGTCAAGGCCGCGCTGAAGCACGGCATCACGCCGATCCTGTGCGTGGGCGAGGAGCTCGAGGTCCGCGAGGCGGGCGAGCACCTGGCGCACACCACGGCGCAGCTGGTCGAGGGCCTCAAGGGGCTCAAGGCCGAGCAGGTCCAGACGGTGGTCGTCGCGTACGAGCCGGTGTGGGCCATCGGCACCGGCAAGGTCGCGACCCCGGCCGACGCCGAGGAGTGCTGCAAGGCCCTTCGGGCAACTCTGAACGAGAAGTACGGCGACGAGGTGGCTTCGGCCGTTCGGGTGCTTTACGGCGGTTCGGTGAAGTCCGGCAACGTCAGCGAGCTGGTGTCCTGCGAGAACATCGATGGTGCTCTCGTGGGTGGCGCGAGCCTCGACGGAGACGAGTTCACCAAACTCTGCGCACTCGCGGCCGGTGGGCCGCTGCCCTGATCGGGGCCACTACCGGGTAACCTGTGTATCCGGTCCGTCACACAGCAGTGGACGAGTCCAGGGGTACGGTGAAGATCCGCGCGAGCGGGTCCTGGCCGTGCCCCTGCGTTCTCCGAGAACTACAGAGGATGACATGAAGCTGTTCCTCCAAATTCTGTTGATCGTCACCAGCGTGTTTCTGGTGGTGGCCGTGCTGCTGCACCGCGGCCGGGGCGGCGGCCTCTCGTCGCTCTTCGGCGGTGGCATGCAGTCCAGCCTGGCCGGGTCCAGCGTGGCCGAGAAGAACCTCGACCGGATCACCCTGCTCCTGGGTTCCATCTGGGTGATCAGCATCATCGGCCTCGGCCTGCTGCTCAAGGTCTGACGGACCGGTAGCCCGCGCAGAGTGTGTGCATCGGCGTGCCTATTGGGGGGCGCGCCGCCGATTCGTAGGTGTGAGGATTCATGGTTGGCGGTAACGCGATTCGCGGCACCCGGGTGGGTGCCGGTCCTTCGGGCGAATCGGAGCGAGGTGAGTCGGCCCCACGTCGTCGCGTGTCCTACTGGTGCGCGAACGGCCACGAGGCCCGCCCGTCCTTCGCGATGGAGGCCGAGATCCCCGACGAATGGGACTGCCCGCGCTGCGGCCTCCCCGGTGGGCAGAACGAGAAGAGCCCGCCCGCCGCGCCGCGCACCGAGCCCTACAAGACGCACCTGGCCTACGTGAAGGAGCGCCGCAGCGACGCTGACGGCGAAGCCATCCTCGCGGAGGCCCTCGAGCGCCTCCGCCAGCGCCGGGAACTGATCTAAGGCGTCAAGGCCCAGGAACCACCGACCGGGTTCTCCACGACCCGGCCGGTGGTTTTCTTGTGCCCGGGGCCGGTTCGCCCTGGCTGCCCTGAAGCGCCCCAATGTGGCGTTGGTTGCGTTGGACGCACCCAATGTGGCGTTCGGTGCGTCGGACGCACCGAACGCCACATTGGGGCGCATTCGGCGAGGCAGGCGACCGCAGTGACCCGGGGGCAACCCGGTGGGGGCGCGGGAAGAGCCGAGCAAGCCCCGGAAATACCGAAGGGGCACCGCCGGAGCCGGGTTGCGGTCTCCTTGCGGTGCCCCTTCGGCTGGGGGACCGGGGGTGCGTCAGCGTTCCAGGGGGTACCTGGCCCGGACGCGGAACCCGCCGTCTTCGGTGTCGGCCGTTTCGAAGCTGCCGCCGAGGAGGCGGGCGCGTTCGGCGAGGCCGGTGAGGCCGTGGCCGCCTGAGGGGAGGTGCTCGCCGGCGCGGCTGGCGCGCTCGTTGCGGACCTCGATGTTCAACGCGCCGCTCCCGCCCTGGATCCGGATGGTCGCCGTGGCGCCGGGGGCGTGCTTGTGCACGTTGGTCAGGCATTCCTGCACCGTGCGGTACGCCGCGGCCGAGACCTGGCTGGGCACGGTGTCCGGCAGGCGCTCGACCGTCAGGTGGACCGGCATGTCGGCGGTGCGAATGAGGTGGTCCAGCTCGCCGATCCCGGGGCGGGGGCCGTCGTCCTCGGCGCCCGAGCGCAGGACGCTGACCAGGGAACGCAGCTCTTCCAGCGTCCTGGTCGACAGCTGGCGGATCACCTGCGCGGTCTCCATCGTCCGGCCCTCGTTGCCGGCCTGGGCCTGCAGCGCGCCGGCCTGCATGGCGATCAGCGTGATCTGGTGCGAGACGACGTCGTGCATCTCGCGGGCCAGCCGCGCGCGCTCCTCGGCGCGGACGGCGTCGGCGTGGAAGCGGCGTTCGCGGTCGCGGCTCTTGGCCAGTTCGGCGAGCTTGGCCGAGATCTCCGTGCGGGCCCCGATCAGCAGGCCGATCGCGATGGGCATGCCGGCCACCAGCACGCCGTAGATCCCGTCGAGGAAGTGCTCACGCCAGCTGAGCTGCACGAAGTCCTCGAGCGGCCACTGCACGAACCGGCAGATGAACACCAGCCCGGCGCCCACCCAGGTCTGCCAGTGGATCTGCCGGCGCGTGGCCAGCATGCCGAGCGTGATCATCGACGCCAGCTGCGCCCACCCGGCGAGGAAGCCCGGCACGGCGGCGAGCACGGCGAGGAACGGGAACCGGCGGCGGAACACGACGGCCAGGCACGCGGCGGCCGAGAGGTAGACCGAATACGGCTGGGCCTTGGGCGGGATCACCAGCCAGACGTCGAGCACGGCCAGCAGCACGGCGGCCGCTTCGACGCCCACCACCGCGACCGTCGGGCGGCGAAGGGCGGCGAGGACCCCGGTCAGGCTCGCCCGCCTGACCCGGTCGGCAGCCCCCGCACCGGGGCTGCCCATAGAGATGCCTGGAATCGAGAGTCCCTCTGTGCTCATCGCGGCGACCCCATTCGTCTTGTGGACTTGGTAATGAGATGCGCGAGGCACCCGATCGGGACGCGTGGCTGCGAACAAATGTGCGGATGCTAACGAAGAGAGGTGTAACGACGGTAAGTTTCACCCCGTCGCCGGGTCGGGGTGTGCTGCTCTCCGGCACTACGACGTACGGGCGATGCACGCGTCCTTGATGTCACCTCGTGTCGATCACACCACCCTATGTTCACCTTACGGGTGATCCCACATACTGGTGAGCCGCTCTTCGGCCCAGTGACCGTTGGGCCATTCGGCGCGCCGGTGACCCACGGTTGGCGGTTCACTCGTCCGGGCGCGGCCGACATTCTGGGCGCATGGCGCTCGGCATCGACATCTACCGGAGCTTCCAGACCGTCACCAGCTGGCAGGAAGTCAAGAACCACGGCGTCACCTACGCCTACGTCAAGCTCTCCGACGGGGGCGGGCGGCCCGTGGGCGGCCCCGGTGACAACGAGGTCAACGGCGCCAGGTCGGTCGGCATCCCGGTCGGGGGCTACCACTTCGTGCAGGCGAACCCCGGGCCGGAGGCCCAGGCCGACGTGTTCCTCGGCGAGGTCCGCCGGCTCGGCGCGACCGGGTGCGTGCCGATGCTCGACCTGGAAGACAACCCGGCGAGCTCGAAGCTGCCGAACATCCCGGACGGCCAGAAGCGCGGCTTCGCCACGGCCTTCTGCAACCACGTCGCGGGCCAGGGCTTCCGTCCTGGCGTGTACATGAACAACGCGCTGGCGAAGAAGCTGCGGCCCGACACCTGGGGTGTGTCCGGCCTGGTCATCTGGATCGCCCGGTACGGCGCCCGCCCCGACGCCGCGGCCGGGCGCTACGACCTGCACCAGTACTCCAGCACGGGGCAGGTGCCCGGGATCCGAGCCCGCGGCGTCGACCTCGACGAGTCCTACACCGATGCCCACCTCGCGGGCGTTTCACGACAGAGAGTGACCGAACTGATGGAACGCGTGAAGATCCCGGTCAGCATGGACAGCAGTGCGGTCCGGCTGTACCTGTCCGGCAGCGATACCTCGGCGATCGTCATCCGCCCGCACCTGAACGGCGACGGCTTCGCGCCCCACCCGGTGTGGCTCGGCAACATCTACGCCTGGGGCAGCGACAAGGCCGGCATCGGGCACAACCCGGTGGGCGAGCCGGGCTTCGACCCGAAGGTCGTGTCCCACCGCCGTTACGAGCTGCCGGGCGCGGTCTGGGCGGACCTCGAGTACAGCTCCGCCGAGGAGTTCGACATCGACATCGTCGGCTGAAACCGGCCCGGAACCGGCCCCGGACACACCGAAGGCCACCCCGGCGAACCCGAGGTGGCCTTCGATGCTGGCGAACTACGCCGTCGGCGTCTGGTAGACCTTCGTCAGCTTCCCGGCCGCGGTGCGGTCCAGGAGCCACAGGGTCCGCCGGTAGCCGCGGGCGCCGGAGACCGGCACCTGCACCTCGTCGGCGCCCGAGAGCGCCAGCGAAACGGCCTCGGCCTTGGCCTCGCCCGCCGTCATCAGCCAGACCTCACGCGCGCGGCGGATGGCCGTCAGCGTGAGCGAGACGCGGGTGGGCGGCGGCTTGGGGCAGTCGCGCACCGCCACCACCGAGCGCCCGGTCTCGTGGACCGCCGGCGAGTCCGGGAACACCGAAGCGGTGTGCCCTTCGCCGCCGAGGCCCAGCATCATGATGTCGAACGCCGGGACGCCGCTGCCGTCGTCCGTCCCGTCGGTGCCGGCGTTGGCGGCCAGCACCTCCGCGTACGCCGAGGCCGCCGCGTCCACGTCGTCGCCGAACTCGCCGTCCGACGGTGCCATCGCGTACACGCGCTTCGGGTCGAGCGGCACGTGGTCGAGTAGGGCCTCACGGGCCTGCTTCTCGTTCCGCTCGTCCGAATCCGCGGGCACGAACCGCTCGTCGCCCCAGTAGATGTCGAGGCGCGACCAGTCGATGGCGTCGCGGGCACTGGAGTTGCGCAGCTCTTCGAGCACCGCGATGCCGGTGCCGCCGCCGGTCAGCCCGACCGACGCCGAGCCCTTGGCCGCCTGGATGTCCACGATCCGCGTGACCAGCCTGGCCGCCGCCGCGGCGGCCAGCAGGTCGGCGGTCGGGTAGACGACGACCTCGGTGCGGCTCATGAACTGCTCTTTTCCGCCGTCTTCGTCTTGGCCGGGGCTTTCTTGGCGGCTGCCGTCGTCTTGGCCGGGGCCTTCTTCTCAGCCGAAGCCGAAGCCGACGCCGGAGCCGCCTTCGCCGTCGCGGTGCCCGTGACGATCTTGTGCAGGCCGTGCAGCGACGCCTCGTAGACCTCGTCCGGGTCGAGCCGCCGCAGCTCCTCGATCAGGCAGTCCTCGGTGGTGCGCCGCTGCAGCGAGATCCGCCGCGTGGGCTGGCCCGGCTGGGTCAGCGTGCCGACCCGGCCGTCCGGCCGCGTCAGCTCCACCGAGCCCGACCGCCGCTCCAGCGTCACCGAGATGATGCCCTGCGCGCTGGAGCTCTTGATCCGCTTCACCGGCACCTTGAGGTACTCGGCGAGCCAGCCCGCCAGCAGCTCGGTGGACGGCGAGTCCGCCTCGCCGGTCACGGTCGCGCCGGTGACCTTCTCGTACGGCGGCAGGTCCAGCGCCGACACGAGCTGGGCGCGCCAGCGCGTCAGCCGGGTCCACGCCAGGTCGGTGTCACCCTCCACATAGGACTTGGCCCGCGTGGTGAGCGCCCGGATCGGGTTCTTCTCCGAGGCCGAGTCCGTGATGCGCCGCTGCGCGAGGTCGCCCAGCGGGTCCTCCGCCGGCGACTTCGGGCCGGCGCCCGGCCACCAGGTGACGATCGGCGCGTCCGGCAGCAGCAACGGCACCACCGCGCTCTGGCCCTGCGTGGCCAGCGGCCCGTAGAGCCGCAGCACGATGACCTCGCTCGCGCCGGCGTCGCCGCCCACGCGGATCTGGCCGTCGATGCGGGGCGCCGCGGTGCGGGCGCCCTTGGCGACCACGATCACCCGCGACGGGTGCTCCCGGCTCGCGTCGTTGGCCGCCTCGATGGCTTCCTCGAGCTTGGCGTCGTCGTCGGCGACTATCACCAGGGTCA
This genomic interval carries:
- the pgl gene encoding 6-phosphogluconolactonase — encoded protein: MSRTEVVVYPTADLLAAAAAARLVTRIVDIQAAKGSASVGLTGGGTGIAVLEELRNSSARDAIDWSRLDIYWGDERFVPADSDERNEKQAREALLDHVPLDPKRVYAMAPSDGEFGDDVDAAASAYAEVLAANAGTDGTDDGSGVPAFDIMMLGLGGEGHTASVFPDSPAVHETGRSVVAVRDCPKPPPTRVSLTLTAIRRAREVWLMTAGEAKAEAVSLALSGADEVQVPVSGARGYRRTLWLLDRTAAGKLTKVYQTPTA
- a CDS encoding glycoside hydrolase family 25 protein, coding for MALGIDIYRSFQTVTSWQEVKNHGVTYAYVKLSDGGGRPVGGPGDNEVNGARSVGIPVGGYHFVQANPGPEAQADVFLGEVRRLGATGCVPMLDLEDNPASSKLPNIPDGQKRGFATAFCNHVAGQGFRPGVYMNNALAKKLRPDTWGVSGLVIWIARYGARPDAAAGRYDLHQYSSTGQVPGIRARGVDLDESYTDAHLAGVSRQRVTELMERVKIPVSMDSSAVRLYLSGSDTSAIVIRPHLNGDGFAPHPVWLGNIYAWGSDKAGIGHNPVGEPGFDPKVVSHRRYELPGAVWADLEYSSAEEFDIDIVG
- the tpiA gene encoding triose-phosphate isomerase, encoding MARKPFIAGNWKMNLNHLEAIALVQKIAFALPHKYYAKVDVTVLPPFTDIRSVQTLTDGDKLPLTYGAQDVSPHDSGAYTGDVSAPMLAKLGCSYVTVGHSERRAIHGETDELVNKKVKAALKHGITPILCVGEELEVREAGEHLAHTTAQLVEGLKGLKAEQVQTVVVAYEPVWAIGTGKVATPADAEECCKALRATLNEKYGDEVASAVRVLYGGSVKSGNVSELVSCENIDGALVGGASLDGDEFTKLCALAAGGPLP
- the gap gene encoding type I glyceraldehyde-3-phosphate dehydrogenase, which encodes MTVRVGVNGFGRIGRNFFRAVKASGHDIEVVAFNDLGDVNTMAHLLKYDSILGRFPGEVSVSDDGIVVDGKTIKALAERDPANLPWGDLGVDVVVESTGFFTKADAAKAHLAGGAKKVIISAPATGEDLTVVLGVNDEKYDGSQNIISNASCTTNCLGPLAKVLNDAFGIEQGLMTTIHAYTQDQNLQDGPHKDLRRARAAALNVVPASTGAAKAIGLVLPDLLGKLDGYALRVPVPTGSATDLTVTLKKAATVDEVNAAYKAAADGPLKGYLRYSTDPIVSSDIVTDPASCIYDSPLTKVIGNQVKVVGWYDNEWGYSNRLADLIKLVGSKLS
- a CDS encoding sensor histidine kinase, yielding MSTEGLSIPGISMGSPGAGAADRVRRASLTGVLAALRRPTVAVVGVEAAAVLLAVLDVWLVIPPKAQPYSVYLSAAACLAVVFRRRFPFLAVLAAVPGFLAGWAQLASMITLGMLATRRQIHWQTWVGAGLVFICRFVQWPLEDFVQLSWREHFLDGIYGVLVAGMPIAIGLLIGARTEISAKLAELAKSRDRERRFHADAVRAEERARLAREMHDVVSHQITLIAMQAGALQAQAGNEGRTMETAQVIRQLSTRTLEELRSLVSVLRSGAEDDGPRPGIGELDHLIRTADMPVHLTVERLPDTVPSQVSAAAYRTVQECLTNVHKHAPGATATIRIQGGSGALNIEVRNERASRAGEHLPSGGHGLTGLAERARLLGGSFETADTEDGGFRVRARYPLER
- the secG gene encoding preprotein translocase subunit SecG, whose amino-acid sequence is MKLFLQILLIVTSVFLVVAVLLHRGRGGGLSSLFGGGMQSSLAGSSVAEKNLDRITLLLGSIWVISIIGLGLLLKV
- a CDS encoding phosphoglycerate kinase, translating into MTVKTLDDLLGEGVQGRYVLVRADLNVPLDGSRITDDGRVRAALPTLKKLSEAGAKVVVTAHLGRPKGEPDPKYTLAPVATRLGELLGTEVPLAGDLVGESAKALAGGLADGQVALLENVRFDARETSKDAVDRSELAAELAALVPGGAFVSDGFGVVHRKQASVYEIAAVLPAYAGGLVLAELEVLKKLTDDVARPYVVVLGGAKVSDKLGVIANLLTKVDRLLVGGGMAYTFLKAQGHEVGNSLLQADQLDQVKGFLAEAEKRNVELVLPVDVLAATGFAADAEHEVVPATGIPADREGLDIGPASRELFASKLADAATVFWNGPMGVFEFEAFAGGTRAVAEALVASDAFTVVGGGDSAAAVRQLGLPEDGFSHISTGGGASLEYLEGKELPGVVALEVKN
- a CDS encoding winged helix DNA-binding domain-containing protein; this translates as MKITPEQRRARLGVRHHLAAPAASAERAAEGVVALHATDPASVYLAARARMATDAVAGVERALYEDRTLLRILGMRRTVFVTGVDTAAVVQAGCSADIAARQRKLLEQHLANQGHPENLPDPAPWLREVEQSVETALRARGSATAQQLVEDEPRLRQQLHMAKGKPYAAIGNVTSRVLFQLAADGRIVRGRPRGSWLSTQYEWAPLDGWLPGGLTAWSSGDARAELARRWLRAFGPAPIADLRWWTGWTVGQTKKALTAVQPVEVDLDGEPGVVLADDLEPVAEPAPWVALLPALDPTAMGWAARDWYVGGHRDALFDRSGNIGPTVWSDGRVVGAWAQRASGEVVTRLLEDVGAEKAAAIEREAAGLTGWLGEVRVIPRFRTPAERDLAG
- the opcA gene encoding glucose-6-phosphate dehydrogenase assembly protein OpcA; amino-acid sequence: MIIDLPSTTTSALNKKLVEIREQGGQVALGRVLTLVIVADDDAKLEEAIEAANDASREHPSRVIVVAKGARTAAPRIDGQIRVGGDAGASEVIVLRLYGPLATQGQSAVVPLLLPDAPIVTWWPGAGPKSPAEDPLGDLAQRRITDSASEKNPIRALTTRAKSYVEGDTDLAWTRLTRWRAQLVSALDLPPYEKVTGATVTGEADSPSTELLAGWLAEYLKVPVKRIKSSSAQGIISVTLERRSGSVELTRPDGRVGTLTQPGQPTRRISLQRRTTEDCLIEELRRLDPDEVYEASLHGLHKIVTGTATAKAAPASASASAEKKAPAKTTAAAKKAPAKTKTAEKSSS
- a CDS encoding RNA polymerase-binding protein RbpA, which gives rise to MVGGNAIRGTRVGAGPSGESERGESAPRRRVSYWCANGHEARPSFAMEAEIPDEWDCPRCGLPGGQNEKSPPAAPRTEPYKTHLAYVKERRSDADGEAILAEALERLRQRRELI